The Ignavibacteria bacterium DNA window ATCTGCAAGAAAATCGTACAACTCCGGCGAACGTCCAGGCACAAACATTTGGTGAATTTCATCCGATGCGCCGTACAGCATTACATAGAGAACAGCGAAAAGCAATGCGTACTTTTTTAACGTCGTATTCCATTCTTGAAATAAAAATGCTCTCGCAGATAACATTCCTAAAACAAAGAATACCCCGAAGTGCAAAAGTTTGTCAAAACTAAAAAATTGAAATGGAAATTTTATTC harbors:
- a CDS encoding VanZ family protein, translating into MVNELSQKKFPSFARYQLPAIVWSLFIFTMSSIPGIKFPFQFFSFDKLLHFGVFFVLGMLSARAFLFQEWNTTLKKYALLFAVLYVMLYGASDEIHQMFVPGRSPELYDFLADTLGGILAAGIVIILPKKYLF